The DNA sequence AAGGTTTGGGGGTGGGTCACCATGTGTTGGCGCATCCACCGGAGATGCTTGAACTCACGTAGTGTCTTCTCTACGTTCATCCCCCGAAACTGCTTACGCCAGCTGTAGAACGTAGCTTGTGAGATTCCATGCTCACGACAGATCTCCGTGATGGTCTGGTCTCCCTTGTCCGCTTGCTCCAAAATCTTCACAATCTTTTTTCAGCGAACCTACTTCTCTTCATGAGAATCGACTCCTTCCTCAGAGCGATTCTCTACTTACTGGTCCAGTTTCAAGGGTGCACGCCCCGCGGAAGAGCTTC is a window from the Candidatus Bipolaricaulota bacterium genome containing:
- a CDS encoding transposase; the encoded protein is MKILEQADKGDQTITEICREHGISQATFYSWRKQFRGMNVEKTLREFKHLRWMRQHMVTHPQTFQRSRSS